Proteins encoded together in one Flavobacteriales bacterium window:
- the nadB gene encoding L-aspartate oxidase: MSSTLDVIVVGGGIAGMTYATQMADKARRREVRIRILSKAAVQVSSSFHAQGGVAAVMRAEDSFEDHVRDTLTVGEGRNDADVVRLVVKQGPTMIRGLIGLGAHFDKDRGGALQLAREGGHSAARVVHHRDRTGEEIVRVLQQRVRDTPVIELVMDQRVLDLLTEGDGAHRRCIGVRTVDLRTGDVIEHFAHAVVLATGGAGRSFEHTTNPPGATGDGVAMGIRAGALTRDMAFVQFHPTALFTGERGTVSLISEAVRGAGARLLTVDGRPLMAGIHPMGDLAPRNVVARAIHREMMHTGARYVHLDVSPIGVERFSSEFPGIAADCRDAGLLPGRDLLPVMPAAHYLCGGLRTDSRGRTSIHGLYALGECACSGLHGADRLASNSLLEALVIPERAAEATWATPVEHAPSSSCTVARDRLVKRPVEIVGRAMAALTHAMSMHVGIVRSRQGLESALRVINCIDRQVRPIWIRRRWSPELLDLRDLLEVARAMIGAALDEPVSVGSHYVEESEPDDRPMVHLPGASVN, encoded by the coding sequence ATGAGCTCGACGCTCGACGTGATCGTGGTGGGTGGCGGTATCGCCGGAATGACCTATGCCACGCAGATGGCGGACAAGGCCAGGCGGCGAGAGGTGCGGATCCGGATCCTGTCCAAGGCGGCCGTGCAGGTGAGCAGTTCCTTCCATGCCCAGGGTGGCGTCGCGGCGGTGATGCGTGCCGAGGATTCGTTCGAGGACCATGTGCGCGACACGCTCACCGTGGGCGAAGGCCGCAACGATGCCGATGTGGTGCGGCTCGTGGTGAAGCAGGGTCCCACCATGATCCGCGGGTTGATCGGGCTTGGTGCCCACTTCGACAAGGATCGCGGAGGAGCGCTCCAACTGGCGCGTGAGGGTGGTCATAGCGCTGCGCGCGTCGTGCACCATCGAGACCGCACGGGTGAGGAGATCGTTCGCGTCCTGCAGCAACGCGTCCGTGATACGCCAGTGATCGAACTGGTGATGGATCAACGTGTGCTCGACCTGCTTACGGAGGGTGATGGCGCGCACCGTCGCTGCATCGGCGTCCGCACCGTGGACCTCCGTACCGGTGATGTCATTGAGCATTTCGCCCATGCGGTGGTCCTGGCCACCGGCGGTGCGGGGCGATCGTTCGAGCACACCACGAATCCGCCCGGGGCCACGGGCGATGGCGTCGCCATGGGGATCCGGGCCGGAGCCCTGACGCGTGACATGGCCTTCGTCCAGTTCCACCCCACGGCCCTGTTCACCGGCGAACGGGGCACGGTCAGCCTGATCAGTGAAGCGGTCCGTGGCGCAGGCGCACGCCTGTTGACCGTCGACGGCCGCCCACTGATGGCCGGCATCCATCCCATGGGCGATCTGGCCCCTCGGAATGTCGTGGCACGCGCGATCCACCGGGAGATGATGCACACCGGTGCACGATACGTCCATCTGGACGTCAGCCCCATTGGGGTCGAACGGTTCTCCAGTGAGTTCCCGGGCATCGCCGCGGATTGCCGTGACGCGGGTCTGCTGCCCGGTCGCGACCTGTTGCCGGTGATGCCGGCAGCCCACTATCTCTGTGGCGGTCTCCGGACCGACAGTCGCGGAAGGACCTCCATCCATGGTCTGTATGCCTTGGGCGAATGCGCCTGCAGCGGCCTGCACGGAGCGGATCGCCTCGCTTCGAACTCGTTGTTGGAGGCCTTGGTCATTCCGGAGCGCGCGGCGGAGGCCACATGGGCGACGCCCGTGGAGCATGCTCCGTCCTCGTCATGCACCGTCGCCAGAGACCGGCTCGTGAAGCGGCCCGTGGAGATCGTCGGGCGGGCGATGGCGGCCCTCACCCATGCGATGAGCATGCATGTGGGCATTGTTCGGAGCCGCCAAGGGCTGGAGAGCGCCCTCCGCGTGATCAACTGCATCGACCGACAGGTCCGGCCCATCTGGATCCGTCGGCGCTGGTCCCCGGAGCTCCTTGACCTTCGCGACCTCCTTGAGGTCGCACGCGCGATGATCGGTGCGGCCCTGGACGAGCCGGTCAGCGTGGGCAGCCACTATGTGGAGGAATCGGAGCCCGATGACCGGCCGATGGTGCATCTCCCCGGGGCATCGGTCAACTAA